In one window of Drosophila innubila isolate TH190305 chromosome 2L unlocalized genomic scaffold, UK_Dinn_1.0 4_B_2L, whole genome shotgun sequence DNA:
- the LOC117781709 gene encoding mucin-5AC — protein MPRMPMIAVAATPLLLLTLLLLLLQTPTASTATAVKAKGNIMEEETTSFGDIDESTVTIKVDSDLILTTEDNIQEFTHLPDNGLTTTEEPLPQSVLLQLERERTEMSHQQKLNETTAKKLLENLIKTTTTPPPTITTTTTEEVTTIRMSNEKNNFYSGQNSDLEMMEDKRNGSIEATTYLPQFEATVTPVDSLAFYINTNKYESQSEQGTTNTPLEEYKFTSGPLPAGVERYATEDSLTDETTFLQNLEEMLESTQATEEAISETTPAPEESTTSTTSTTSTTPQAIIVTTEKPMDIVDLLRMINSDMITTKIMPESTTTEESMLESSTDSSTTKLAEETTIAAPKMQSMLEAIVTTTFTVPDATTTVESSTTQIIDETTTEPLKGTPSSEAAVTSTTTNAPETTSTTLASSSTTSITEDIAETTIEPPKHQSMLAAVLMTTTDSVPETTTSLETTTSSSSTSTTSTTTTTTEAIPIVATRAPRVERIFNSDGVEVLYGYSSVVRTNGV, from the coding sequence ATGCCGCGCATGCCAATGATCGCAGTCGCAGCGACGCCGCTGCTTCtgctgacgctgctgctgctgctgctgcagacgCCGACAGCAAGCACAGCGACGGCAGTTAAAGCTAAAGGAAACATCATGGAGGAGGAGACAACATCATTTGGGGATATCGATGAAAGCACGGTGACCATTAAAGTGGATTCAGATCTCATTCTAACCACCGAGGATAACATACAGGAATTCACCCATCTGCCGGATAATGGACTGACAACCACGGAGGAACCACTGCCGCAGTCGGTGTTGCTCCAGCTGGAAAGGGAACGAACTGAGATGTCACATCAGCAAAAACTCAACGAAACAACAGCTAAGAAACTGCTGGAAAATCTaataaagacaacaacaacaccaccaccaacaataacaacaactaccacAGAGGAAGTCACAACAATTCGCATGTCAAAtgaaaagaacaatttttactCTGGACAAAATTCGGATTTGGAAATGATGGAGGATAAAAGAAATGGATCTATAGAAGCCACAACATACTTGCCACAATTCGAGGCAACTGTAACGCCTGTGGACAGTCTGGCATTCTATATCAACACAAATAAGTACGAATCGCAGAGTGAGCAAGGCACCACCAATACTCCATTGGAGGAGTACAAATTCACCAGTGGACCACTTCCGGCGGGTGTGGAGAGATATGCCACAGAAGATTCACTCACAGATGAAACCACATTTCTGCAAAATCTGGAAGAAATGCTTGAATCCACTCAAGCAACGGAGGAAGCCATTTCGGAGACAACGCCAGCACCAGAGGAGAGCACCACTAGCACCACGAGCACCACAAGCACCACACCACAGGCGATTATAGTCACCACTGAGAAACCCATGGATATTGTCGATTTGCTGCGCATGATTAACTCCGATATGATTACCACAAAGATCATGCCAGAATCTACAACCACCGAAGAGTCAATGCTTGAGTCGAGTACGgacagcagcaccaccaagTTAGCTGAAGAAACCACAATTGCAGCACCCAAAATGCAATCGATGCTTGAAGCAATTGTTACGACAACATTTACGGTTCCTGATGCAACCACAACTGTAGAAAGCAGCACCACCCAAATTATCGACGAAACCACAACTGAGCCTCTAAAAGGGACGCCATCATCTGAAGCTGCTGTGACGTCAACAACTACAAATGCGCCCGAAACCACCAGCACAACTTTGgcaagcagcagcaccaccagcatCACAGAAGATATAGCGGAAACCACAATTGAACCACCCAAACATCAGTCAATGCTGGCAGCAGTGTTGATGACAACAACTGACAGTGTGCCTGAGACAACGACAAGTTTAGAAACCaccacaagcagcagcagcactagCACCACTAgtaccaccaccaccaccacagaGGCCATTCCCATTGTGGCAACGAGAGCACCACGCGTGGAACGAATCTTTAATTCGGATGGAGTTGAGGTGCTGTACGGTTACTCATCAGTGGTGCGAACGAATGGCGTTTAA
- the LOC117779866 gene encoding glycine-rich protein 5-like → MKVFVVLSVILAVASAAPRRYHSGGNASAQANANAQAEGSAPGDYGENDGFGRQGGYGGQGGYGGQGGYGGYGGFGGHGGNGGFGGRPGFNGFGGNPGHGEYNGFGGEPAGPGGPGGNANADANASAVANGGGFGGPGFGGANADANANANADGFGGAGFGGPGFGGANANANSNAVANGGGFGGFGGSADAKASAVANSSSNGGGLASATSNASASSFTRK, encoded by the exons ATGAAGGTCTTCGTCGTACTCAGCGTTATTCTCGCTGTGGCCTCGGCTGCTCCAAGAAGATATCATTCTGGCGGAAATGCCTCCGCTCaggccaatgccaatgcccaGGCTGAAGGTAGTGCACCTGGGGACTATGGTGAAAACGATGGATTTGGCAGACAAGGTGGATATGGCGGACAAGGCGGATATGGCGGACAAGGCGGATATG GCGGATATGGCGGATTTGGCGGACATGGTGGAAATGGCGGATTTGGGGGCAGACCAGGCTTTAATGGTTTTGGTGGTAATCCAGGACATGGCGAATATAATGGATTCGGCGGAGAACCTGCTGGTCCCGGCGGTCCTGGCGGTAATGCAAATGCAGATGCCAATGCCAGTGCTGTAGCAAATGGTGGTGGTTTCGGTGGACCTGGTTTTGGGGGTGCGAATGCCGATgccaatgcaaatgcaaatgccgaTGGTTTCGGTGGTGCAGGATTTGGTGGTCCAGGATTTGGTGGTGCGAATGCCAATGCTAACTCCAATGCCGTTGCTAACGGTGGTGGATTCGGCGGCTTCGGTGGATCCGCTGATGCCAAGGCTTCTGCTGTAGCCAACTCCTCATCGAATGGCGGTGGTCTTGCTTCCGCCACATCCAATGCATCCGCATCATCTTTTACTAGAAAGTAA